In Deinococcus sedimenti, the genomic stretch CAGGCCCGCAACCCGGCCGCCGCAGGTGACCTGACTTGGAAGATCTATCAGACCTACAGTGACGGCTCGGTCGCCGCCTGGGACGGGCAGGATCCGGAGAAGGGTCCCGCCAGTGTGGTGACCGTCAAGTGAGGGGGGGGCGCATCCGAGCGTTGGCCCTGGCCCTGCTGGTGCCGGGCACGGCCCTGGCCCATGCGGACCTGACCCGCGTCACCCCGGCTGCTGGCAGTACCGTGACGGCCCCAGCGGCCATCACCCTGCAGTTCAGTGAGCCCCTGACCACCCGATTTTCCACGTTCCGCGTGATGAAGGTGCCAGCCGGGACGAGCCCGCAGAAGGCCGCAGACAAGGCCCTGGCTCTGGAGGCGAACGCAGCGGCCCTGGCCACGAGGGCCGCCACTCTTCCGGCGACCGCAACCATCATCAAGCTGCCCTTGAAACCGGCCCTGCCCCGCGGCCTCTACGTCGTGGCGTGGAAGATCCTGTCGGACGACAGCCATCCAGTGACCGGCTTGCGCACCTTCACGGTCAGGTAGGCTCTGCCGGTGTCCCTCCTGCTCCTGGCCAAGTGGCTGATCTACCTGGGCGCCGCGCTGCTGGTGGGCGGCGTGGCCGCGCGGTCATGGCGGCCCGACGGCCAGCCTGGCATGCGCCCGCTGGCCCTGGGCGCGGGCCTGTTGCTGGCCGGCAGCGCCGCGCAGGTGCTGCTGACCCTGCACGCCCTGGGCTACCTGACCCTGCCGGACGTGCCAGCCTACCTGCAACAGACGGTGCCCGGGCGGGCGGTGCTGACCCTGCTGCTGGGCACCGCCCTCCTGCTGGCCGGCGCCCTGGCCCGCTGGCCGACTTGGCTCTGTCTGGCGGCGGCCGGAACGCTGCTCTGGGGCCTGGGTGGGCTCGGCCATGGGGCCACCCACGGTCCCAGTGTCCGGCTCCTGCACGCCGTCCACGCCGGCGCAATGGCGGTGTGGCTGGGCGGCGTGCTGACCCTGGTGAGCAGGCCGGAGGAGCGCCTGCCCGCCCTGGCCCGTTTCGGGCCAGTAGCGACCGTTTGTGTCCTGGTGCTGGGCGTCACGGGGGTGGTCGCCTCCTGGGAACACGCGGGCGGGATGCCGACCACAGACAGCCGGTATGGGCGGGTCTTGCTGCTTAAACTGGCGTTTGTGGGCGCCGTGCTGGTGGTGGCGGGGCTGCTCCGGCGGAGCCTGGCGCGTCAGAGGCGTGTGGACGCTTGGCTGGGGTTGGAACTGGCCCTGCTGAGCCTGATTCTGGCGGTGACGGCCAGCCTGTCGGTGACGCCGACGCCGGCTCACGGATAGGCGCCAGCGATTGCAGCCTTGACCCAGATAAAAAGCGGCAGGTCCAGGGGGGATTCCGTCTGGACCTGCTGTCAACGGGTTAGACCTTAGCCCCACAGGCCATCACAGCCCTGGATCAGAACGCGAACATGACATTGATCGCTCGCCGTACCGGTTCATATTCTGTTTCCGTGAAGCGGCCCAATCGTCCAGTGATCCGGGCCTGATCCACATAGCGCACCTGATCAATCAAGGCGATGCTGTCGCGTGTGAGGCCCCCAGAGCCACTCGCATACATTGAATAGAGCGCCTCACTCAGGTCCCTGAATTTCTCCACTTGGGACGTGAACGGGACGACCATCAGGCCGGGAAAACGTGGCGGTGCCAGAAAATCCGGGACCGCCACGATGATCGCGGGCCGGAAGCCGGACTGCTCGTTGCCACTCGGGTGCTGAGCAGCGAAGTCGACTTCCAGCACGACACCTAACGGAGCCGGATAGGTCAATCTTCGCCCATGTCCCAGCCCTGTTCAGCCACATAGCGGAAGGGCTTCACGGCTGGCCGGC encodes the following:
- a CDS encoding copper resistance protein CopC encodes the protein MALALLVPGTALAHADLTRVTPAAGSTVTAPAAITLQFSEPLTTRFSTFRVMKVPAGTSPQKAADKALALEANAAALATRAATLPATATIIKLPLKPALPRGLYVVAWKILSDDSHPVTGLRTFTVR
- a CDS encoding CopD family protein, which gives rise to MSLLLLAKWLIYLGAALLVGGVAARSWRPDGQPGMRPLALGAGLLLAGSAAQVLLTLHALGYLTLPDVPAYLQQTVPGRAVLTLLLGTALLLAGALARWPTWLCLAAAGTLLWGLGGLGHGATHGPSVRLLHAVHAGAMAVWLGGVLTLVSRPEERLPALARFGPVATVCVLVLGVTGVVASWEHAGGMPTTDSRYGRVLLLKLAFVGAVLVVAGLLRRSLARQRRVDAWLGLELALLSLILAVTASLSVTPTPAHG
- a CDS encoding type II toxin-antitoxin system PemK/MazF family toxin, with protein sequence MLEVDFAAQHPSGNEQSGFRPAIIVAVPDFLAPPRFPGLMVVPFTSQVEKFRDLSEALYSMYASGSGGLTRDSIALIDQVRYVDQARITGRLGRFTETEYEPVRRAINVMFAF